The following are encoded in a window of candidate division TA06 bacterium genomic DNA:
- a CDS encoding UMP kinase, with protein MAEPKYKNVLLKLSGEVLAGGDRWGLDPVFLSRISSEVKSVEKAGVRLGLMVGGGNIVRGARSEGLGVDRACADYMGMLGTVVNGLALQDYLERAGIKAPLLSTIDIGQITEPATRRTVLRYLDSEKVVIFVSGTGNPYFTTDTAAALRAVEMNAQVLLKGTKVDGVYDSDPKTNAKARKFETLSYIRFLERGLKVLDATAVSLCMENSLPIIVFDVLKEGNLLKAIMGSKIGTRISS; from the coding sequence ATGGCGGAGCCGAAGTACAAAAATGTGCTGCTCAAATTGAGCGGGGAGGTCCTGGCCGGGGGTGACAGGTGGGGACTTGACCCCGTTTTTCTTTCTCGTATATCCTCTGAAGTGAAGTCTGTGGAGAAAGCTGGAGTCAGGCTCGGTCTGATGGTGGGCGGCGGTAACATTGTGAGAGGAGCAAGGTCTGAGGGTCTGGGTGTGGATAGGGCGTGTGCCGACTACATGGGTATGCTGGGGACGGTCGTAAATGGACTTGCGCTCCAGGACTACCTTGAACGGGCCGGAATAAAAGCACCTCTTCTGAGCACAATTGATATCGGCCAGATAACGGAGCCAGCTACCAGAAGAACGGTTCTGAGGTATCTGGATAGCGAAAAGGTGGTAATCTTCGTTTCAGGTACGGGGAATCCGTACTTCACCACAGATACAGCCGCAGCGCTCAGAGCCGTTGAGATGAATGCTCAAGTGCTGCTTAAAGGTACAAAAGTAGACGGTGTTTATGACTCTGATCCCAAGACAAACGCGAAGGCCCGAAAGTTCGAAACCCTATCCTACATTCGGTTCTTAGAAAGAGGACTTAAGGTTTTGGACGCAACAGCAGTCTCACTCTGTATGGAGAACTCGCTTCCCATAATAGTGTTTGACGTTCTGAAGGAAGGCAATCTTCTCAAAGCCATCATGGGGAGCAAGATAGGGACACGTATTTCCAGTTAA
- the tsf gene encoding translation elongation factor Ts: MSPTPQQVKELREKTGVGFMDCKRALEATNGDVDKAIEHLRKQGIAKAEKRMGRVTREGIIEAYIHPGSRLGVLLEVNCETDFVAKTSEFKGFVRDISMQVAATNPLVGSREEMPEDLVEKEESIYRTQALSSGKPEGIVEKIVKGKMEKYYAEVCLLEQPFVKDPDKTVETLLKELIAKTGENITIKRFARFRLGE; the protein is encoded by the coding sequence ATGAGTCCAACGCCCCAACAGGTGAAGGAGTTACGGGAAAAGACTGGTGTGGGATTCATGGATTGCAAGCGAGCTCTTGAAGCTACGAACGGAGACGTGGACAAAGCCATTGAACATCTCAGGAAGCAAGGGATTGCCAAGGCAGAGAAGAGAATGGGGCGGGTGACCAGAGAAGGAATCATAGAGGCATACATCCATCCAGGTAGCAGGCTCGGCGTCCTTCTTGAGGTGAACTGTGAGACTGATTTCGTGGCCAAAACATCTGAGTTCAAAGGATTTGTTAGAGACATCTCCATGCAGGTGGCCGCCACCAATCCGCTCGTCGGATCAAGGGAAGAGATGCCAGAGGATCTGGTGGAAAAAGAGGAGTCAATATACAGAACCCAGGCGCTTTCTTCTGGAAAGCCAGAGGGCATTGTAGAAAAAATAGTAAAGGGCAAGATGGAGAAGTACTATGCTGAGGTCTGCCTTCTTGAGCAACCATTTGTAAAAGATCCGGACAAAACAGTGGAGACGCTTCTCAAGGAGTTGATTGCCAAAACAGGGGAAAACATAACGATAAAGAGGTTCGCCAGATTCAGGCTGGGTGAATAG
- the rpsB gene encoding 30S ribosomal protein S2: MALVSMKELLEAGVHFGHKTRRWNPKMKRFIFAERNGIYIINLQKTLVKLKEAYTAIRDNIAGGGTILFVGTKRQAKDSVKEEGERCGAFYVSERWLGGMLTNFRTIRKTVDRMKQIEKMRGNGAFGLLPKKEVLRLEREYKKYDKVLSGIKAMEDLPTMVYLVDAHKERIVVNEACRLKIPIVSIVDTNIDPDPIDYPVPGNDDAIRSIKLITSLMANAVVEGKELIAKSSSEEDEGGKKEE, from the coding sequence TTGGCTCTTGTTTCAATGAAGGAGCTTCTGGAGGCGGGCGTTCATTTCGGACACAAGACTCGCAGGTGGAATCCCAAGATGAAAAGGTTCATATTCGCGGAGAGGAATGGGATATACATAATCAATCTCCAGAAGACACTTGTGAAACTGAAGGAGGCATATACCGCCATTCGTGATAACATAGCTGGAGGTGGAACGATCCTGTTTGTGGGAACGAAAAGGCAGGCCAAAGATTCTGTAAAGGAAGAGGGTGAGAGGTGTGGTGCCTTCTACGTTTCTGAAAGATGGCTGGGAGGAATGCTGACGAACTTCAGAACCATTAGAAAGACTGTCGATCGGATGAAGCAGATAGAGAAAATGCGGGGCAATGGAGCTTTTGGCCTCCTTCCCAAGAAGGAAGTTCTCCGACTGGAGAGAGAATACAAGAAGTATGACAAAGTGCTGTCAGGCATAAAAGCTATGGAGGATTTGCCCACGATGGTCTATTTGGTTGATGCGCACAAGGAGAGGATAGTGGTAAACGAGGCTTGCAGGCTCAAAATCCCAATAGTGAGCATTGTGGATACCAACATAGACCCTGATCCTATTGATTATCCTGTGCCAGGTAATGACGATGCCATAAGATCCATTAAACTCATTACCAGTCTGATGGCCAATGCTGTTGTGGAAGGCAAAGAACTTATCGCTAAGAGTTCCAGTGAGGAAGACGAAGGCGGCAAAAAAGAGGAATAG
- the rpsI gene encoding 30S ribosomal protein S9 gives MAELYYDSLGRRKESVARVRLVLGKGKNTVNGRSLKDYFGRDSLVALVERPLRLTENLDKFDVKADATGGGVSGQAGAVQLGIAKALIAFDETLRSNLKAAGLVTRDPRRKEREKYGLAKRRKRYQFSKR, from the coding sequence ATGGCAGAGTTATACTACGACTCACTCGGACGAAGAAAAGAATCCGTGGCACGCGTCAGGTTAGTTCTGGGAAAAGGGAAGAACACTGTCAATGGCAGGAGTCTTAAAGACTACTTCGGCAGAGACAGTCTGGTTGCTCTTGTGGAGCGGCCTCTGAGGCTGACAGAGAACCTTGACAAATTCGACGTGAAGGCTGACGCTACGGGAGGTGGGGTAAGTGGACAGGCCGGCGCTGTGCAGCTCGGTATTGCCAAGGCTCTGATTGCGTTTGACGAAACGCTGAGGAGTAATCTGAAAGCGGCAGGGCTGGTTACTAGAGATCCGAGACGTAAAGAGAGGGAGAAGTATGGTCTGGCCAAAAGGCGGAAGAGGTATCAGTTCTCGAAGAGGTGA
- the rplM gene encoding 50S ribosomal protein L13, with translation MTTKSLRKEDVKRTWFIVDAKGRVLGRLATKIARKLHGKDKKDYTPHVDNGDFVVCINASQVYVSGKKRKEKMYYRHSGYIGSLKAESFERMIERHPDRVIRHAVKGMLPDNKLRARMMKRLKVYGGSEHPHEAQKPVELIL, from the coding sequence ATGACCACTAAGAGTTTGAGAAAAGAGGATGTGAAAAGAACCTGGTTCATAGTGGATGCCAAGGGCCGAGTTCTGGGAAGGCTTGCAACCAAGATTGCTCGGAAACTGCACGGCAAGGACAAGAAAGACTATACTCCCCATGTGGACAACGGAGACTTTGTCGTCTGCATAAATGCAAGTCAGGTGTATGTTTCCGGGAAGAAGCGCAAGGAGAAGATGTACTACAGGCACTCAGGCTACATAGGAAGTCTGAAGGCAGAGTCCTTTGAGCGAATGATAGAAAGACACCCTGACAGGGTGATAAGGCATGCGGTCAAAGGGATGTTGCCCGACAACAAGCTGAGGGCCAGGATGATGAAGAGGCTCAAGGTTTACGGGGGCAGCGAGCATCCTCACGAGGCTCAGAAGCCGGTGGAGCTCATATTGTAA
- the rfaE2 gene encoding D-glycero-beta-D-manno-heptose 1-phosphate adenylyltransferase produces MVGQVVSQEEIVKVRQKAKEDGKRVVFTNGCFDILHRGHVEYLRAAGELGDMLIVGVNTDSSTKKIKGDERPIVPLEDRMAVLASLKCVDYVTSFDDETPSELIELLVPDVLAKGGDWKIDEVVGRDTVEKVGGKVVTIDLLEGRSTRDIIGRIVEKYCRES; encoded by the coding sequence ATTGTGGGTCAGGTGGTTTCACAGGAAGAGATTGTAAAAGTCAGGCAAAAGGCGAAAGAGGATGGCAAAAGAGTCGTCTTTACCAACGGATGTTTCGACATCCTCCACCGCGGCCACGTGGAGTATCTAAGAGCTGCGGGAGAACTCGGGGACATGTTGATTGTCGGCGTGAACACAGACTCGTCGACCAAGAAAATAAAAGGCGACGAGAGGCCGATCGTTCCTCTTGAAGACAGAATGGCTGTGCTTGCTTCTCTAAAGTGCGTTGACTATGTGACAAGCTTTGATGACGAGACACCATCTGAACTGATAGAACTGCTTGTCCCCGACGTGCTTGCCAAGGGCGGAGACTGGAAGATAGACGAGGTTGTAGGCAGGGACACTGTGGAGAAGGTTGGTGGTAAGGTGGTCACAATCGACCTCCTGGAAGGCCGCTCTACAAGAGACATTATCGGGAGAATAGTAGAGAAATACTGCCGAGAATCCTGA
- the rfaE1 gene encoding D-glycero-beta-D-manno-heptose-7-phosphate kinase: protein MEKKRFAELVSGFVDKKILVIGDLMLDEYLWGRVSRISPEAPVPIVEITSESIRPGGAANVAGNIASLGGKPVLVGVVGDDLSGRKLLDLVAGLGLNSSSIVKTNDRHTTQKSRVIAHSQQVVRVDRENTEPLAEEARCRLLSEVRKNIDGVDGVVLEDYDKGIFGGGLAEEVVQIAKDAGKFCTADPKRKHFFDYKGVSLFKPNQREAEAVLGLRIKGVTQLEECCRELMSRLDGSPILMTRGSEGMVLLDDVGFWSVPALLKEIYDPSGAGDTVIAVMTLAVAAGASLREGAVIANCAASVEVSKFGTAVVTRQELLECGKDSGDAIEGS from the coding sequence GTGGAAAAGAAAAGGTTCGCTGAACTCGTCTCTGGTTTTGTAGACAAGAAGATACTCGTCATAGGTGATTTGATGCTTGATGAGTATCTCTGGGGAAGAGTTTCAAGGATATCACCGGAAGCTCCGGTTCCCATTGTAGAGATAACATCCGAATCGATTCGCCCGGGTGGAGCGGCTAATGTGGCAGGTAACATTGCATCTCTGGGAGGAAAACCCGTGCTGGTTGGAGTTGTGGGGGATGACCTCTCTGGAAGGAAGCTTCTGGATTTGGTAGCAGGTCTGGGTTTGAACAGTTCGTCCATTGTCAAGACGAACGACAGACATACAACACAGAAGTCAAGGGTGATAGCCCATTCACAGCAGGTGGTGAGAGTTGATAGGGAGAACACTGAACCTTTAGCTGAGGAAGCGAGGTGTAGACTTCTGAGTGAGGTCAGGAAGAACATTGACGGAGTGGACGGTGTTGTTCTGGAAGATTACGATAAGGGAATATTTGGCGGAGGTCTGGCAGAAGAGGTTGTACAGATTGCTAAAGATGCCGGGAAATTCTGCACAGCTGACCCCAAAAGGAAACACTTCTTCGACTACAAGGGAGTCAGTCTTTTCAAGCCCAACCAGAGGGAGGCAGAGGCTGTCCTGGGATTGAGAATCAAGGGAGTGACCCAGCTTGAGGAGTGCTGTAGAGAACTGATGTCGAGGCTGGACGGCTCCCCTATTCTGATGACCAGAGGGTCTGAGGGGATGGTGCTCCTTGATGATGTGGGGTTCTGGTCTGTGCCCGCTTTACTCAAAGAGATATACGACCCATCGGGAGCCGGCGACACGGTCATCGCGGTCATGACCCTTGCCGTGGCCGCAGGTGCATCCTTGAGGGAGGGAGCAGTGATTGCCAACTGCGCGGCGAGCGTTGAGGTTTCCAAGTTTGGTACTGCGGTCGTGACCCGGCAGGAACTGCTTGAATGTGGCAAGGACTCTGGTGATGCCATAGAAGGCAGTTGA
- a CDS encoding DUF4416 family protein: MKGQKRTVLEEISPEAKLICGLIGKEAALSSAQRLLEDAFGKIDTRSELINFDFTDYYEPEMGKDLLREWVSFEGTFSQPEIVRAKLKAIGMERDLADADGRRRVNLDPGFVSGSKLVLASTKNFSHRIYLWGGIFAEVTLIFEHGSFIPVRWSYPDYRTDNAIKYFERTRELFLTLHEKELKSGKEKVR; the protein is encoded by the coding sequence ATGAAGGGACAGAAGAGAACTGTGCTGGAGGAGATATCTCCCGAAGCCAAGCTCATATGTGGCCTCATTGGAAAAGAGGCAGCTCTCTCTTCGGCTCAAAGGTTGCTGGAGGACGCATTCGGGAAGATTGATACCAGGAGTGAACTGATCAACTTCGATTTTACAGACTACTACGAACCTGAGATGGGGAAAGACCTTTTAAGGGAGTGGGTCAGTTTTGAGGGGACATTTTCGCAGCCCGAGATAGTGAGGGCAAAACTGAAGGCGATTGGGATGGAAAGGGATCTGGCCGACGCCGATGGGAGACGGAGAGTAAATCTTGATCCTGGCTTTGTGTCAGGTTCAAAACTTGTGCTCGCCTCGACGAAGAACTTCTCTCATAGAATATATCTTTGGGGTGGAATATTTGCAGAGGTTACGCTAATATTTGAGCATGGTTCTTTCATTCCGGTGAGATGGTCGTATCCAGATTATCGGACTGATAACGCGATCAAGTATTTTGAGAGGACAAGGGAGCTCTTCTTGACGCTTCACGAGAAGGAACTGAAAAGTGGAAAAGAAAAGGTTCGCTGA
- a CDS encoding prepilin peptidase yields MQVISYAAIVVFGLAIGSFLNVCIHRLPSGKSIVRPGSHCPKCGEPIRSRDNIPVLSYLLLKGRCRNCGQRISFRYPVVEVASALMLVLVYMKFGPTIEFFGYGYFCLALLVIFFTDIDKRIIPDRVIYPSLVLGLIFTALTGEIVSGLLGMVLGFCVLFFVGWLGRLIFKKEAMGDGDIKMAAVVGIFLGWKLLLVSLFLSVVLGAVVGAAIMALRGKKGGSEIPFGSFIAVGSIISLFWGAQLIRIYLGYLWR; encoded by the coding sequence TTGCAGGTCATATCGTACGCGGCCATTGTTGTCTTTGGACTCGCCATAGGTTCCTTTCTCAACGTCTGCATACACAGGCTTCCTTCAGGCAAATCGATAGTGAGACCGGGATCACATTGTCCAAAGTGTGGGGAGCCGATCAGGTCACGCGACAACATTCCTGTGTTGAGCTATCTCCTCCTCAAGGGTAGATGCCGTAACTGCGGACAGAGGATAAGCTTCCGATACCCTGTGGTCGAGGTCGCGTCTGCTCTTATGCTTGTGCTGGTCTATATGAAATTCGGCCCGACTATTGAATTCTTTGGATACGGGTACTTTTGCCTTGCCCTGCTGGTCATCTTCTTTACTGACATAGACAAACGGATCATCCCGGACAGGGTGATCTATCCTTCACTCGTTCTGGGACTCATCTTCACAGCATTAACGGGGGAGATCGTCAGCGGCCTTTTGGGGATGGTCCTTGGATTTTGCGTGCTGTTTTTTGTGGGCTGGCTTGGCCGGCTCATCTTCAAGAAGGAGGCGATGGGGGACGGTGACATCAAAATGGCAGCAGTGGTGGGCATCTTTCTCGGCTGGAAGCTCTTGCTGGTGAGTCTTTTTCTCTCAGTCGTCCTTGGTGCGGTCGTGGGCGCGGCGATCATGGCTCTAAGGGGAAAAAAGGGTGGCTCCGAGATTCCTTTCGGTTCCTTCATAGCAGTAGGCTCAATAATCAGCCTTTTCTGGGGAGCTCAACTTATCAGAATTTACCTTGGCTACCTTTGGCGATGA
- a CDS encoding ABC transporter ATP-binding protein → MKPVLETRLLTKIYKSPIAQKKVKAVDGLSVAVVEGEIFGFLGPNAAGKTTTIKMLTGLLSPTSGEALLFGEKLGNASLRMKMGFLPEQPYFYPYLTGVELLDFCAQIFGMRTDKRRVKVEQLLDMVDLRDAGRMRISSYSRGMLQRIGLAQALINDPELVILDEPLAGLDPIGRRDVRDIILKMKKEGKTVFFSSHILPDVEMICDRVGILINGRLMSVGRLDELLKEEVESIEITVEGLDGSHLEKLGAKGERVIVSGDRVMIEVSHPEVASKIQGEILAAGGRVVSLVPRKKTLEEHFMKEIGAYWGKALENSCSR, encoded by the coding sequence ATGAAACCAGTACTGGAAACTCGTCTCTTGACAAAGATATACAAAAGTCCAATCGCGCAGAAGAAGGTGAAGGCAGTTGATGGGCTTTCCGTTGCGGTGGTTGAGGGGGAGATATTTGGATTCTTGGGTCCCAACGCTGCTGGAAAAACGACAACCATCAAAATGCTGACCGGCCTTCTCAGTCCTACTTCCGGAGAAGCCCTTCTTTTTGGAGAAAAACTGGGAAATGCATCCTTGAGGATGAAGATGGGTTTTCTTCCCGAGCAGCCGTATTTCTATCCGTATCTGACTGGCGTGGAGCTTCTCGATTTTTGCGCCCAGATATTCGGGATGCGGACAGACAAAAGAAGGGTAAAGGTTGAGCAGCTCCTGGACATGGTTGACCTCAGGGATGCTGGTAGGATGAGAATAAGTTCTTACTCAAGGGGGATGCTGCAGCGGATAGGCCTGGCCCAGGCTCTAATTAATGACCCTGAGCTGGTGATACTCGATGAGCCCCTCGCCGGACTTGACCCCATCGGAAGGAGGGATGTGAGAGACATAATACTGAAGATGAAAAAGGAAGGGAAGACTGTCTTCTTCTCCAGCCACATTCTCCCTGATGTGGAGATGATATGCGACAGAGTGGGGATACTGATCAACGGGAGGTTAATGAGCGTGGGCAGACTGGATGAACTGCTGAAAGAAGAGGTCGAATCTATTGAGATCACTGTCGAAGGGCTGGACGGTTCCCATCTGGAGAAACTGGGGGCCAAGGGGGAGAGGGTTATCGTGAGCGGAGATAGAGTGATGATAGAGGTGAGTCATCCAGAAGTTGCCAGTAAGATTCAAGGCGAGATACTGGCCGCAGGTGGTCGGGTGGTTTCCCTCGTTCCGAGAAAGAAAACATTGGAAGAGCATTTCATGAAAGAGATTGGAGCTTATTGGGGGAAGGCACTTGAGAATAGCTGCAGTCGTTAA
- a CDS encoding type II secretion system protein, whose protein sequence is MREKGFTLIELMIVVVIIGILAAIAIPNFMSMRSRAKEASLKSNMHTLQLAAEDFSTMSEGAYPRTCATTVSEVLVALGYPTVSTAVKSIAGAANGVSPSGSDVLLPLGFKNPFLLTTNSWESNALGTISGCSYYECFPTGASTWAEEYSIRGFGKDALLVLVLTAGQ, encoded by the coding sequence ATGAGAGAGAAAGGATTCACATTGATCGAGCTGATGATTGTGGTGGTGATCATAGGAATTCTGGCTGCCATTGCTATCCCGAACTTCATGTCGATGAGGAGCAGGGCAAAGGAAGCCTCGCTCAAGTCGAACATGCACACACTCCAGCTTGCTGCCGAGGACTTCTCGACCATGTCTGAGGGAGCATATCCCAGAACCTGCGCAACGACGGTAAGCGAAGTGTTGGTTGCCCTCGGGTATCCCACGGTCTCTACCGCAGTGAAATCGATTGCTGGTGCGGCAAATGGTGTAAGCCCGTCGGGAAGCGACGTTCTCTTGCCGCTTGGGTTCAAGAATCCGTTCCTTCTTACGACTAATTCATGGGAGAGCAACGCGCTTGGAACGATTTCGGGATGTAGTTACTATGAGTGCTTCCCTACTGGCGCATCTACTTGGGCAGAGGAATACAGCATCAGAGGTTTTGGAAAGGACGCTCTTCTCGTGCTGGTTCTGACAGCAGGACAGTGA
- a CDS encoding type II secretion system protein, protein MKEKGFTLIELMIVVVIIGILAAIAIPNFMSMRSRAKEASLKSNMHTLQLAAEDFSTMSEGAYPRTCATTVSEVLVALGYPTVLTAVKSIAGAVAGLAPQSANNPLLPLAFKNPFLPTVNAWESNAPGAIAGCTYYESLPGTGVAEIAYSIRGYGKDALLVLILTAGQ, encoded by the coding sequence ATGAAAGAGAAAGGATTCACGTTGATCGAGCTGATGATTGTGGTGGTGATCATAGGAATTCTGGCTGCCATTGCTATCCCGAACTTCATGTCGATGAGGAGCAGGGCAAAGGAAGCCTCGCTCAAGTCGAACATGCACACACTCCAGCTTGCTGCCGAGGACTTCTCGACCATGTCTGAGGGAGCATATCCCAGAACCTGCGCAACGACGGTAAGCGAAGTGTTGGTTGCCCTCGGGTATCCCACGGTCCTTACCGCAGTGAAATCGATTGCTGGTGCAGTAGCCGGGCTAGCCCCCCAATCAGCCAACAATCCGCTCTTGCCGCTTGCGTTCAAGAATCCGTTCCTTCCTACGGTGAATGCCTGGGAGAGCAATGCGCCTGGAGCCATTGCAGGATGTACTTACTACGAGTCACTTCCTGGCACTGGTGTTGCGGAAATAGCATACAGCATCAGAGGTTATGGTAAGGACGCTCTTCTCGTACTGATACTAACGGCAGGACAGTAA
- a CDS encoding type II secretion system protein, with protein MRRGSGFTLIELMMVVAIIGLVAAIAVPNFMSSRYRAYEAALRANMHTIQISVEDFAALSEGFYPGSIDTRVGDILSTLGFSVPAGWESKVPFRRSLADGRRAPPFTPYALLYPHHGFKNPFRKGGNAVDNIQGPPATPPAGCSYYTGYDESGVKGDGEVAIGYSICGYGKGRPLALVLHSGH; from the coding sequence ATGCGGAGGGGTAGTGGTTTTACACTTATTGAACTGATGATGGTTGTGGCCATCATCGGTCTGGTGGCCGCCATAGCAGTCCCCAATTTCATGAGTTCGAGATACAGAGCCTATGAGGCTGCGCTTCGGGCGAACATGCACACGATTCAGATAAGCGTGGAAGACTTTGCCGCCCTCTCAGAAGGGTTTTATCCGGGGTCCATTGATACAAGAGTAGGAGACATCCTCTCAACTCTAGGCTTTTCCGTACCTGCGGGCTGGGAAAGTAAGGTGCCCTTCAGACGGTCCCTTGCTGACGGAAGGAGGGCTCCGCCATTCACTCCATATGCTCTACTTTATCCTCACCACGGCTTCAAAAATCCTTTTAGAAAAGGTGGTAACGCAGTGGACAACATTCAGGGTCCGCCTGCAACACCTCCCGCAGGATGCAGCTACTACACAGGATACGACGAGTCCGGCGTGAAAGGTGATGGCGAGGTCGCGATTGGCTACTCGATCTGCGGTTATGGTAAAGGCAGACCCCTGGCACTAGTTCTTCACTCTGGACACTAA
- a CDS encoding cold-shock protein, with protein sequence MAKGKVKWFNESKGYGFIAQEDGQDVFVHFSAIKGEGFKTLAEGEEVEFEVVEGEKGLQAVNVVKL encoded by the coding sequence ATGGCGAAAGGTAAGGTTAAGTGGTTCAACGAGAGCAAGGGCTACGGCTTTATCGCTCAGGAGGACGGCCAGGATGTATTCGTCCATTTTTCGGCCATTAAGGGAGAAGGATTCAAGACCCTAGCCGAAGGCGAGGAAGTTGAATTCGAAGTAGTTGAGGGCGAAAAGGGACTGCAGGCTGTTAACGTGGTCAAGTTGTAA
- a CDS encoding PorV/PorQ family protein: MRKIWIVSLLLVLSGSSQAEKYAGEFLSLGVGARSLAMGSAFVALSDDATAPYWNPAGTSQMDTRQVFLQHSERFGGIVSCDGGSYVHPLKDFLGARSAIGFALLRLAVDDIALTVVPDPDELPGPQNIPEVDKRVSVSYHVGYLNYSRAVGEQLRLGGSFKIVQADLYTASGLGAGVDLGAIYNPHSKVSLGLSVRDITTTVLSWDTGTWEYVMPTTSLGFALNTPVTFPKGKFALAADVDIKFENRRKVASQFAYDLVSGESHFGAEYVYRKTVSGRIGIDAGHLTFGAGLAYKGFSFDYAHLDHDELGGTTRISGSYSF; this comes from the coding sequence ATGAGAAAAATCTGGATAGTTTCCCTCCTCTTAGTTCTGAGCGGGAGTTCCCAAGCAGAGAAATATGCTGGTGAGTTCTTGAGCCTGGGCGTTGGAGCGAGGTCTCTGGCCATGGGAAGTGCATTTGTCGCCTTAAGCGACGATGCAACCGCCCCTTATTGGAATCCAGCAGGCACTTCGCAGATGGATACCCGCCAGGTCTTCCTGCAGCATTCTGAAAGATTCGGGGGGATTGTCAGTTGCGACGGGGGCTCCTATGTCCATCCTCTCAAGGATTTTCTGGGGGCAAGAAGCGCTATCGGTTTTGCCCTTCTGAGGCTGGCAGTTGATGACATTGCTCTTACCGTGGTGCCTGACCCCGACGAACTGCCCGGTCCACAAAACATACCGGAAGTTGACAAACGGGTCAGCGTCTCTTACCACGTAGGTTATCTCAACTATTCCAGAGCGGTAGGGGAACAGTTGAGGCTTGGAGGCAGCTTCAAGATCGTTCAGGCCGACTTGTACACAGCGAGCGGGCTGGGTGCTGGTGTGGACCTAGGTGCCATTTATAATCCCCACTCGAAGGTCTCTCTCGGCCTGAGCGTACGGGATATTACTACAACGGTTCTAAGCTGGGACACAGGGACCTGGGAATACGTTATGCCCACAACCAGCCTGGGTTTTGCCCTCAATACACCTGTCACTTTTCCCAAAGGAAAATTCGCTCTGGCCGCAGATGTGGACATCAAATTCGAGAACAGAAGAAAGGTTGCTTCTCAGTTTGCATACGATCTTGTGAGTGGAGAGTCGCACTTTGGCGCTGAGTATGTTTACAGAAAGACGGTGTCAGGCAGAATCGGCATAGATGCTGGCCATCTCACCTTCGGAGCTGGCCTGGCTTACAAAGGGTTCAGCTTTGACTACGCCCATCTAGACCACGATGAGTTAGGAGGAACAACACGAATCTCAGGGTCTTACAGCTTCTGA